A section of the Bradyrhizobium oligotrophicum S58 genome encodes:
- a CDS encoding acyltransferase family protein, translating into MTSARRLEYRADIDWLRAVAVIAVIGFHYELPGFSGGFIGVDIFFVISGYVISRLIWSGIQSDSFSFIAFYERRARRLLPALYLMIVVTGIAAWFLAPPDDYRMFYGSAVSTLLFSSNVFFWLQTGYFDLPTLGKVLIHTWSLSVEEQFYLLFPLTTWLWSRLFRDPTSRPSLVLIITGTVALCALDELLIKHSAPAAFYIAPLRAWEFLVGSIAFFMHRWSPIKVETRLVFASTGLVLILVAVAAFRPDTRFPGLHALIPCLGTAFYIIAFNRERGRPRLPLSEIGTFLGRLSYSLYLWHWPVFVLGRAALPLDVATSAFATAALLLCSLLLAYISYVAVERPARERVEWLGLRGSRMIAGAAVILIAVGVHGYAHDGYADRFPQSQARLLRYNAQTTEPFYRTHSCFLQPDDPFATYDFDACLKPAANKRNILLVGDSIAAHYAWGLRKDLPSDAYHLLQLTSAACPPFVELKLETSRNCNDINQLLRDQIKAGGFAAVIISGNWRSHLETYGQPPARRFDRDLNALLAATQEAGVPVLLFGPSIEFPAPLASTLFNYERTHVPVGNALLPLEASFKTDDHLRALARSYPLVQYVSILDTMCSERRCPLKIDAETPIVWDVIHLTPEGSKFVVSQLKPQLDAFLRRLEQPSETRAEDIMAGGSSTAPRNSVPRVQ; encoded by the coding sequence GTGACGAGTGCAAGGCGTTTAGAGTACCGCGCGGATATTGATTGGTTGCGCGCCGTCGCCGTCATCGCGGTCATCGGATTTCACTACGAGTTGCCGGGCTTCAGCGGTGGGTTTATCGGCGTCGATATCTTCTTCGTCATTTCCGGCTATGTGATCTCCCGGCTCATATGGTCCGGAATCCAATCCGATTCTTTCTCGTTCATCGCCTTCTATGAACGTCGGGCGAGGCGCTTGCTGCCGGCGCTCTACCTGATGATCGTCGTGACGGGAATCGCCGCGTGGTTCCTCGCGCCTCCCGACGACTATCGCATGTTCTATGGGAGTGCGGTCTCCACGCTTCTGTTTTCGTCGAACGTCTTCTTCTGGCTGCAGACCGGCTATTTCGATCTCCCAACGCTTGGCAAGGTTCTCATCCACACCTGGTCATTGTCGGTCGAAGAGCAGTTCTATTTGCTGTTCCCGCTCACCACCTGGCTATGGAGCCGGTTGTTTCGTGACCCCACATCGAGGCCGTCGCTCGTTCTGATCATAACCGGGACGGTCGCGTTGTGTGCTCTCGACGAGCTGTTGATCAAGCACTCGGCGCCAGCTGCTTTCTACATCGCGCCGTTGCGGGCCTGGGAGTTTCTGGTCGGAAGCATCGCCTTCTTCATGCATCGCTGGTCTCCAATCAAGGTCGAGACGCGCCTCGTCTTTGCATCGACCGGATTGGTGTTGATTCTGGTCGCCGTGGCCGCCTTCCGGCCAGACACGAGGTTTCCCGGCCTGCATGCGCTGATCCCGTGCCTGGGCACGGCATTCTACATCATCGCCTTCAATCGGGAGCGGGGCAGGCCGAGGCTGCCGCTCAGCGAGATCGGCACATTCCTCGGGCGCCTGTCCTATTCGCTCTATCTCTGGCACTGGCCGGTGTTCGTCCTCGGCAGAGCCGCGCTGCCGCTCGATGTCGCAACCTCGGCGTTCGCGACCGCGGCCCTCCTGCTGTGCTCGCTGTTGCTTGCCTACATCTCCTATGTTGCCGTCGAGCGGCCGGCACGGGAGCGGGTGGAATGGCTTGGTCTGCGCGGCTCGCGAATGATTGCGGGAGCTGCCGTCATCCTGATCGCAGTCGGGGTCCACGGCTATGCGCACGACGGCTACGCGGATCGCTTCCCGCAGTCGCAGGCGCGATTGCTTCGCTACAATGCTCAGACCACGGAGCCGTTCTACCGCACGCACAGCTGTTTTCTGCAGCCCGACGACCCGTTCGCGACCTACGATTTTGACGCGTGCCTCAAACCGGCGGCAAACAAGCGCAACATCCTGCTCGTCGGCGACAGCATCGCTGCCCATTATGCCTGGGGTCTGCGCAAGGACCTGCCGTCCGATGCCTACCACCTCCTGCAGCTGACGTCGGCGGCCTGTCCTCCGTTCGTCGAGCTCAAGCTGGAAACATCACGGAACTGTAACGACATCAATCAGCTGCTGCGCGATCAGATCAAGGCTGGCGGCTTTGCAGCTGTCATCATTTCCGGCAATTGGCGCTCTCATCTCGAGACCTACGGCCAACCTCCTGCGCGGCGCTTCGATCGCGATCTCAACGCGCTGCTGGCGGCCACCCAAGAAGCCGGTGTTCCGGTTCTGTTGTTCGGCCCCTCGATCGAGTTCCCAGCTCCGCTGGCTTCAACGCTGTTCAACTATGAACGAACGCACGTTCCGGTCGGCAATGCGCTCCTGCCACTGGAGGCATCGTTCAAGACCGACGATCATCTCAGGGCGCTTGCTCGCTCGTACCCCCTCGTTCAGTACGTTTCGATTCTCGACACGATGTGCAGCGAGCGGCGTTGTCCGTTGAAGATCGACGCGGAGACGCCGATCGTCTGGGATGTCATCCACCTGACCCCCGAGGGCTCAAAGTTCGTCGTCTCCCAGCTCAAGCCCCAACTGGATGCCTTCTTGAGGCGGCTGGAGCAGCCATCCGAGACCAGGGCGGAGGACATCATGGCTGGGGGCAGCTCGACTGCGCCTCGGAACAGCGTCCCTCGGGTTCAATGA
- a CDS encoding DHA2 family efflux MFS transporter permease subunit has product MSDVAAGNGAGGWSPERSAAGGHNPYLIAFVVSIATFMEVLDTTIANVALRHIAGGLAVGIDESTYVITSYLVANAIVLSISGWLATVIGRKRFYMICVAVFAASSLLCGLAWSLESLVLFRIVQGLGGGGMATSEQAILADSFPPHKRGKAFAIYGVAVVVAPVVGPTLGGWITDTYSWHWVFLINLPMGILSLVLVGTLVSEPSGAEEERRRLLRDGLRVDFIGFALVAIGLGSLEFVLDEGQRNDWFGSTMIICFALSAGVCLIALIPWELSRKNPIVDIRLLGRRQFGACFLVMLATGAVLIATTQMLPQLLQAELNYTALLAGLVLSPGGVITMMMMPVVGRLVSVVQPKYLLVFGACVVAGAMWYLTGLTGDITYGYAALSRVILGVGLPFLFLPVTTASYDGVPPDKTNQASALINVARNIGGSMGVALSQTMLAQREQFHQSRLAEHAAPSDINYQQTIETLTRYFQSHGSNAGEAAGQAVAWVGRTLQHQVALLAYIDVFWTLALLAVFMIPVALSLRSTDLGTAPRGHRWQSSSGPEGQAAGV; this is encoded by the coding sequence ATGAGCGATGTTGCAGCGGGCAATGGCGCAGGCGGCTGGTCGCCTGAACGCTCCGCTGCGGGCGGTCACAATCCCTATCTGATCGCCTTCGTGGTCTCGATCGCCACTTTCATGGAGGTGCTCGACACCACGATCGCCAACGTCGCGCTGCGCCATATCGCCGGCGGCCTCGCAGTCGGCATCGATGAGAGCACTTACGTCATCACCAGCTATCTGGTCGCGAATGCCATCGTGCTGTCGATCTCGGGCTGGCTCGCGACCGTGATCGGCCGCAAGCGGTTCTACATGATCTGCGTCGCGGTGTTCGCAGCCTCGTCGCTGTTGTGCGGCCTTGCGTGGAGCCTGGAATCGCTGGTGCTGTTCCGCATCGTGCAGGGACTCGGCGGGGGCGGCATGGCGACGTCGGAGCAGGCCATCCTCGCCGACTCCTTTCCACCCCACAAGCGCGGCAAGGCGTTTGCGATCTACGGTGTCGCCGTCGTCGTCGCACCGGTGGTCGGGCCGACGCTCGGCGGCTGGATCACCGACACCTATTCCTGGCACTGGGTATTCCTGATCAATCTGCCGATGGGCATCCTCTCCCTCGTCCTGGTCGGCACCCTCGTCAGCGAACCCTCAGGCGCGGAGGAGGAGCGGCGGCGCCTTCTGCGCGACGGTTTGCGCGTGGACTTCATCGGGTTCGCGCTGGTTGCGATCGGGCTCGGCTCGCTGGAATTCGTGCTCGACGAGGGTCAGCGCAACGACTGGTTCGGCTCGACCATGATCATCTGTTTCGCGCTGTCGGCCGGGGTCTGCCTGATCGCGCTGATTCCCTGGGAGCTCTCCCGCAAGAATCCGATCGTCGACATCCGGCTGCTCGGGCGCCGCCAGTTCGGCGCCTGCTTCCTGGTGATGCTCGCGACCGGTGCGGTGCTGATCGCAACCACGCAGATGCTGCCGCAGCTGCTGCAGGCCGAGCTCAACTATACCGCGCTGCTCGCCGGCCTCGTCCTCTCGCCCGGCGGCGTCATCACCATGATGATGATGCCGGTCGTCGGGCGCCTCGTCAGCGTGGTGCAACCGAAATATCTTCTGGTGTTCGGCGCCTGCGTCGTCGCCGGCGCGATGTGGTATCTGACCGGCCTGACCGGCGACATCACATATGGATACGCCGCGCTGTCGCGTGTGATTCTCGGCGTTGGCCTGCCGTTCCTGTTCCTGCCGGTCACGACCGCGTCCTATGACGGCGTGCCGCCGGACAAGACCAATCAGGCCTCCGCCCTGATCAACGTGGCACGCAATATCGGCGGCTCCATGGGCGTGGCGCTGTCGCAGACGATGCTGGCCCAACGCGAGCAGTTTCATCAGAGCCGGCTGGCCGAGCACGCTGCGCCGTCGGACATCAACTACCAGCAGACGATCGAGACCCTGACGCGCTACTTCCAATCGCACGGCTCGAATGCGGGCGAGGCGGCCGGCCAGGCCGTTGCGTGGGTCGGCCGGACGCTACAGCACCAGGTCGCGCTGCTCGCCTATATCGATGTGTTCTGGACGCTCGCGCTGCTGGCCGTGTTCATGATCCCCGTGGCCTTGAGCCTTAGATCGACCGATCTCGGAACCGCGCCGCGCGGACATCGATGGCAGTCGTCGAGCGGACCCGAAGGTCAGGCGGCCGGAGTCTGA
- a CDS encoding HlyD family secretion protein gives MRAHPWLTAAGIVVALVVVIGAIAYWLNARHYESTDDAFIAARSFSVAPKVGGYVIDVPVTDNQHVNAGDVLARIDPRDYQIAIDQAKAQVAVGEANVDNIEAQIASQKEQVAQARAQVDQADAQRQFAQQEEGRARDLVERGAGTVQREQQTRSDLQSQQANTTRAKAALTAAELGIKTLQTQLESAKASLQQAQAQLDQANLNLQYTNVTAAEPGRVVKLSAARGTLATAGQSLMMFVPDDVWVVANYKETQLTDMRPGQPVEVRIDAYPDRRLTGKIASVQPGSGTAFSLLPAENATGNYVKVVQRVPVKITIDSWPADLPVGPGMSVVPRTRVR, from the coding sequence CTGCGGGCGCACCCTTGGCTGACCGCAGCCGGCATTGTCGTGGCGCTCGTTGTTGTGATCGGCGCGATCGCTTACTGGCTGAACGCCCGCCACTATGAGTCGACGGACGATGCGTTCATCGCGGCGCGCAGCTTCTCGGTTGCACCGAAGGTCGGTGGCTATGTCATCGACGTTCCCGTGACTGACAACCAGCACGTCAACGCCGGCGACGTTCTTGCCCGCATCGATCCGCGCGATTACCAGATTGCCATCGATCAGGCCAAGGCGCAGGTCGCGGTCGGCGAGGCCAATGTCGACAATATCGAGGCGCAGATCGCGAGCCAGAAGGAGCAGGTGGCGCAGGCGAGGGCGCAGGTCGATCAGGCCGATGCGCAACGGCAGTTTGCCCAGCAGGAGGAGGGTCGGGCTCGCGACCTGGTCGAGCGCGGTGCGGGAACCGTGCAGCGCGAACAGCAGACGCGCTCGGACCTGCAGTCGCAGCAGGCCAACACCACCCGCGCCAAGGCCGCGCTCACGGCCGCGGAGCTCGGCATCAAGACCCTGCAGACGCAACTCGAGAGTGCCAAGGCCTCGCTGCAGCAGGCCCAGGCCCAGCTCGATCAGGCCAATCTCAATCTGCAGTACACGAACGTGACCGCGGCAGAGCCCGGCCGCGTCGTCAAGCTGAGCGCCGCCAGGGGCACGCTCGCTACGGCCGGCCAGAGCCTGATGATGTTCGTGCCGGACGACGTCTGGGTGGTCGCCAACTACAAGGAAACCCAGCTGACCGACATGCGTCCAGGTCAGCCGGTCGAGGTCCGGATCGACGCCTATCCCGATCGCAGGCTGACCGGAAAGATTGCATCGGTGCAGCCAGGCTCGGGGACGGCTTTCAGCCTGCTGCCGGCCGAGAATGCCACTGGCAACTACGTCAAGGTCGTCCAGCGCGTGCCGGTCAAGATCACGATCGACAGCTGGCCCGCGGACCTGCCGGTCGGGCCGGGCATGTCGGTCGTGCCCAGGACCCGGGTGCGATGA
- a CDS encoding PRC-barrel domain-containing protein, with protein sequence METILDEREYGNLIGSDKVEGTAVYGADDAKIGTIERVMIDKRSGRVSYAVLAFGGFLGLGNDHYPLPWQSLKYDTRLGGYVTGVTESQLRGAPRYSDEREWDWGDLAKGRKVDDYYGVNLA encoded by the coding sequence ATGGAAACGATTCTTGATGAGCGCGAATATGGCAATCTGATCGGCAGCGACAAGGTGGAAGGAACGGCAGTCTACGGCGCCGATGACGCCAAGATCGGCACCATCGAACGCGTGATGATCGACAAGCGGAGCGGCCGCGTCTCTTACGCGGTGCTCGCCTTCGGTGGCTTTCTGGGCCTTGGCAACGACCACTATCCTCTGCCGTGGCAGTCGCTGAAATATGACACCCGTCTCGGCGGCTATGTGACCGGGGTGACCGAGAGTCAGCTGCGCGGAGCCCCCAGATATTCCGATGAACGCGAATGGGATTGGGGCGACCTGGCCAAGGGCCGCAAGGTCGACGACTACTATGGCGTGAATCTCGCTTAG